From Cygnus atratus isolate AKBS03 ecotype Queensland, Australia chromosome 1, CAtr_DNAZoo_HiC_assembly, whole genome shotgun sequence, the proteins below share one genomic window:
- the APBB1 gene encoding amyloid beta precursor protein binding family B member 1 — protein MSGSLSKRSDLANDNSCLGLSLALQGPPEHGELLLAKAPPGSPQGHHLHGSTELGGGGGPPPPAGEEPANAKWVKEGQNQLRRAAERDQNRNELGPPPEELEVAARNARNAAGRGALLIDLRGAPEEEEEEEEDDDGDDAEDGDGDSTPVQSDPATAESEPSGERAPREQGRSASRLFGARSGTASDEDSSWATLSQGSPAGSSPDDADSFWTRNSFETDSDLPAGWMRVQDTSGTYYWHIPTGTTQWEPPAGLARGSQGSTPCEEQPLAWTGFAPAERFGNGDFWKDPTAEEADGEPGVQDAEPLAPDPASPGISAVLAEEDEPGSKSFPVRSLGWVEMSEEELAPGRSSVAVNNCIRQLSLHQHGAPGAWGGGRAMLLLLQSQTLKLVDPQDQTLLHAQPVASIRVWGVGRDSGRDFAYVARDQLTQMLKCHVFRCESPAKDIATSLHEVCSQIMVERRSTRALANGLSMDSSRMVEIPFQVEFPVPKSEVVQKFPVCYLGCVPVTKPVGMDVINAALEAALATSSKEHWTPIVVNVAPATLTITHEQTEAVLCECRVRFLSFMGVGRDVRSFAFIMASAPGAFCCHMVWCEPNAAGLSEALQAACMLRYQKCLDARPQASSSCLPAPPADSVARRVGSTVRKGVQTLLGSLKPKRMGAQTP, from the exons ATGTCGGGGTCCCTGAGCAAGCGCAGTGACCTGGCCAACGACaacagctgcctggggctgagccTGGCGCTGCAGGGCCCCCCCGAGcacggggagctgctgctggccaaggCCCCCCCCGGCTCGCCCCAGGGCCACCACCTCCATGGGAGCACGGAgctggggggcggcgggggcccgccccccccggccggcgAGGAGCCCGCCAATGCCAAGTGGGTGAAGGAGGGTCAGAACCAGCTGCGCCGGGCAGCCGAGCGGGACCAGAACCGCAACGAGCTGGGCCCCCCCCCCGAGGAGCTGGAGGTGGCCGCACGCAACGCCCGCAATGCTGCCGGCAGGGGGGCCCTGCTCATCGACCTGCGGGGTGcccccgaggaggaggaggaagaggaggaggatgatgACGGGGACGACGCGgaggatggggacggggactCCACCCCGGTGCAGAGCGACCCCGCCACGGCCGAGTCAGAGCCCAGCGGGGAGCGGGCGCCGCGTGAGCAGGGCCGCAGCGCCAGCCGTCTCTTCGGGGCGCGCAGCGGCACTGCCAGCGACGAGGACTCCAGCTGGGCCACGCTCAGCCAGGGCAGCCCGGCCGGCAGCTCCCCCGACGACGCAG actCCTTCTGGACCCGGAACTCCTTCGAGACGGACTCAGACCTGCCTGCGGGATGGATGCGGGTGCAGGACACCTCGGGCACCTACTACTGGCACATCCCCACTGGCACCACGCAGTGGGAGCCCCCGGCAGGGCTTGCCCGCGGCTCCCAGGGCAGCACCCCCTGCGAGGAGCAGCCG CTCGCCTGGACGGGCTTCGCTCCGGCTGAACGCTTTGGCAATGGCGATTTCTGGAAG gACCCCACGGCAGAGGAGGCAGATGGCGAGCCTGGAGTGCAGGACGCGGAGCCACTGGCACCAGACCCGGCCTCGCCGGGCATCAG TGCGGTCCTGGCTGAGGAGGACGAGCCGGGCTCCAAG AGCTTCCCTGTGCGCTCGCTGGGCTGGGTGGAGATGAGCGAGGAGGAGTTGGCGCCTGGGAGGAGCAGCGTTGCCGTCAACAACTGCATCCGCCAGCTGTCCCTGCACCAGCATGGAGCGCCGGGTGCCTGGGGGGGG GGCCGGgccatgctgctgctcctgcagagccagaCGCTGAAGCTGGTGGACCCGCAGGACCAGACCCTGCTGCACGCACAGCCCGTGGCCAGCATCCGTGTCTGGGGCGTGGGGCGTGACAGTGGCAG GGACTTTGCCTACGTGGCCCGGGACCAGCTGACGCAGATGCTCAAGTGCCATGTCTTCCGCTGCGAGAGCCCCGCCAAGGACATCGCCACCAGCCTGCATGAGGTCTGCTCCCAG aTCATGGTGGAGCGGCGAAGCACCCGGGCGCTGGCTAACGGCCTCTCCATGGACTCCTCCAGGATGGTGGAGATCCCCTTCCAGG TGGAGTTCCCGGTGCCCAAGAGCGAGGTGGTGCAGAAGTTCCCGGTCTGCTACCTGGGCTGCGTACCTGTCACAAAGCCCGTGG GCATGGATGTCATCAACGCGGCGCTGGAGGCGGCgctggccaccagcagcaaagAGCATTGGACCCCCATTGTGGTCAACGTGGCACCTGCCACGCTCACCATCACCCATGAGCAG acGGAGGCGGTGCTGTGCGAGTGCCGTGTGCGGTTCCTCTCCTTCATGGGCGTGGGCCGGGACGTCCGCTCCTTCGCCTTCATCATGGCCAGCGCCCCCGGCGCCTTCTGCTGCCACATGGTCTGGTGTGAGCCCAACGCGGCAGGGCTGAGCGAGGcgctgcaggctgcctgcatG ctgcgCTACCAGAAGTGCTTGGACGCCCGGCCCCaggcctccagctcctgcctgcccgCGCCGCCTGCTGACTCAGTGGCCCGCCGGGTGGGCTCCACCGTCCGCAAGGGCGTGCAgaccctgctgggcagcctgaAGCCGAAGCGCATGGGGGCACAGACGCCGTGA
- the HPX gene encoding hemopexin translates to MGVPAAALCLAAALALGCARPLTHRKPDASGGGHPHGAESPGNDTALAQLCGDEGGFDAAALTENGTMLFFRGKEVWETSPRGPQPHGHPLAVSWLELEGPVDAALRIHRRQHPEEHQSLYLFQGEQVWAYAGGQLRPGFPRRIGDEFPGVPGGLDAAVECHPEECGGETILFFKGDKVFSFDLALRVTKQHMWPWLGPCDAALRWLERYYCLQGTSFQRFDPLTGEVPPGYPRDLRDYFIPCPGRGHGHGNASWGDAGDRCSGLPFQAVISDDTGRIYAFRGGLLFRLDSWRDGWHAWPQGHSWPGLQGEVDAAFAWDGRTYLIQGSQVSIYLSGQGHRQVEGYPKALQDELGVPVADAAFTCPSSAELYVIAGDRMRRVDLTQMPRHAGELLQLPHDGVDGAMCTADGVFLFCGDSYYQYRSVDELLGARLPAPPKSIAVDLFRCPQ, encoded by the exons ATGGGGGTCCCCGCCGCTGCCCTCTGCCTGGCCGCCGCCCTGGCCCTGGGGTGCGCCCGACCCCT gacCCACCGCAAACCCGATGCGTCTGGAGGAGGGCACCCCCATGGGGCCGAGTCCCCCGGCAACGACACCG ccctggcccagCTCTGTGGGGATGAGGGTGGCTTTGACGCCGCAGCACTGACCGAGAACGGCACCATGCTCTTCTTCagag GCAAGGAGGTCTGGGAGACCTCGCCGCGAggaccccagccccacggccaccccctggctgtgtcctggctggagctggagggcCCCGTGGACGCGGCGCTGCGCATCCACCGCCGGCAGCACCCTGAGGAGCACCAGAGCCTCTACCTCTTCCAG GGCGAGCAGGTCTGGGCCTATGCTGGGGGCCAGCTGCGCCCTGGCTTCCCCCGGCGCATTGGGGACGAGTTCCCAGGGGTCCCCGGGGGCCTGGACGCTGCTGTGGAGTGTCATCCCGAGGAGTGTGGCGGGGAGACCATCCTCTTCTTCAAGG GGGACAAGGTGTTCTCCTTTGACCTGGCGTTGCGGGTGACGAAGCAGCACATGTGGCCGTGGCTCGGGCCCTGTGACGCGGCGCTGCGCTGGCTGGAGCGCTACTACTGTCTGCAGGGGACCAGCTTCCAGCGCTTCGACCCCCTCACTGGCGAGGTGCCCCCCGGGTACCCCCGTGACCTACGCGACTACTTCATACCCTGCCCAGGCCGAG GCCATGGTCACGGGAACGCCTCGTGGGGGGACGCCGGTGACCGCTGCAGTGGGTTGCCTTTCCAAGCCGTCATCTCCGATGACACCGGCCGCATCTACGCCTTCCGTG GAGGACTGTTGTTCCGGCTGGACTCGTGGCGGGACGGGTGGCACGCCTGGCCCCAGGGACACAGctggccagggctgcagggcgAGGTGGATGCTGCCTTCGCCTGGGATGGACGCACGTACCTGATTCAG GGCTCCCAGGTCTCCATCTACCTCTCGGGCCAGGGCCACCGGCAGGTGGAGGGGTACCcaaaggctctgcaggatgaGCTGGGCGTCCCCGTTGCAGACGCTGCCTTcacctgccccagctctgcagagctctaCGTCATCGCAG GGGACCGCATGCGGCGTGTGGACCTGACACAGATGCCGCGACATGCGGGCGAGCTGCTGCAACTGCCCCACGATGGTGTGGATGGCGCCATGTGTACTGCCGACGGCGTCTTCCTCTTCTGCGGCGACAGCTACTACCAGTACCGCAGCGTGGACGAACTGCTGGGGGCGCGCCTGCCTGCCCCCCCCAAAAGCATTGCTGTCGACCTCTTCCGCTGCCCGCAGTGA
- the TRIM3 gene encoding LOW QUALITY PROTEIN: tripartite motif-containing protein 3 (The sequence of the model RefSeq protein was modified relative to this genomic sequence to represent the inferred CDS: inserted 1 base in 1 codon), whose protein sequence is MAKREASASPVVRQIDKQFLVCSICLDRYRNPKVLPCLHTFCERCLQNYIPPQSLTLSCPVCRQTSILPERGVAALQNNFFITNLMEVLQRDPDSRGPHPXQGLDPVSAVTGQPLSCPNHEGKVMEFYCESCETAMCHECTEGEHREHVTVPLRDVVEQHKAALQQQLEAIRGRLPQLAAAIGLVSEISQQLVERKNEAVSEIGSTFEELEKALQQRKGLLVRDLEAICGAKQKVLQAQLDALRQGQENILSSCAFTEQALHHGTAPEVLLVKKQMSERLSELASQEFPEHPHENDQLDYVVETDGVRKSILNLGVLITTSATAHKTVATGEGLRHAVVGQPASLSVTTKDKDGELVRSGSASLRFQVTGPDGSVAESEVLDNKNGTYELLYTPRAEGDFLLSILLYGQPIRGSPFRVRAVKACDVPPSPDDVKRRVKSPSSGHIRQKAVRRPSSMYSSGKKKENPIEDELIFRVGSRGREKGEFTNLQGISTSSAGRIVVADSNNQCVQVFSNEGQFRLRFGVRGRSPGQLQRPTGVTVDMNGDIIIADYDNRWVSIFSPEGKFKTKIGAGRLMGPKGVAVDRNGHIIVVDNKACCVFIFQSNGKLVTKFGSRGTAERQFAGPHFVAVNNKNEIVVTDFHNHSVKVYNADGEFLFKFGSHGEGNGQFNAPTGVAVDANGNIIVADWGNSRIQVFDSSGSFLSYINTAADPLYGPQGLALTSDGHVVVADSGNHCFKAYRYLQ, encoded by the exons ATGGCGAAGCGGGAGGCCAGCGCCAGCCCGGTGGTGCGGCAGATTGACAAACAGTTCCTGGTGTGCAGCATCTGCCTCGACCGCTACCGCAACCCCAaggtgctgccctgcctgcacacCTTCTGCGAGAG GTGTCTCCAGAACTATATCCCGCCCCAGAGCCTGACCCTCTCCTGCCCCGTCTGCCGCCAGACCTCCATCCTGCCCGAGCGGGGCGTCGCGGCCCTGCAGAACAACTTCTTCATCACCAACCTGATGGAGGTGCTGCAGCGTGACCCTGACAGCCGTGGCCCCCACC GGCAGGGGCTGGACCCCGTCAGCGCCGTCACCGgccagcccctctcctgccccaaCCACGAGGGCAAG GTGATGGAGTTTTACTGCGAGTCCTGCGAGACAGCCATGTGTCACGAGTGCACGGAAGGGGAGCACCGGGAGCATGTCACAGTGCCACTACGCGACGTGGTGGAGCAGCACAAGgcggccctgcagcagcagctggaggccatCAGGGGAAG GCTCCCGCAGCTGGCAGCCGCCATTGGGCTGGTGTCAGAAATAAGCCAGCAGCTGGTGGAGCGCAAGAACGAGGCCGTGTCCGAGATTGGCAGCACCTTCGAGGAGCTGGAGAAGGCTCTGCAGCAGCGTAAGGGCTTGCTGGTGCGGGACCTGGAGGCCATCTGCGGGGCCAAGCAGAAG gtgctgcaggcacagctggacGCGCTGCGCCAGGGCCAGGAGAACATCCTCAGCAGCTGCGCCTTCACTGAGCAGGCGCTGCACCACGGCACGGCGCCCGAGGTGCTGCTGGTGAAGAAACAGATGAGCGAGCGGCTGAGCGAGCTGGCCAGCCAAGAATTCCCTGAGCACCCGCACGAGAACGACCAGCTTGACTATGTGGTGGAGACCGACGGCGTCCGCAAGTCCATCCTCAACCTGGGCGTGCTCATCACCACCAGCGCCACGGCGCACAAGACGGTGGCCACCGGCGAGGGGCTGCGGCACGCGGTGGTGGGACAGCCCGCCTCGCTCAGCGTCACCACCAAGGACAAGGACGGGGAGCTGGTGCGCAGCGGCAGCGCCAGCCTGCGCTTCCAGGTGACGGGGCCGGACGGCAGCGTGGCTGAGAGCGAGGTGCTGGACAACAAGAACGGCACCTACGAGCTGCTGTACACGCCGCGTGCCGAGGGCGACTTCCTGCTCTCCATCCTGCTCTACGGGCAGCCCATCCGTGGCAGCCCCTTCCGCGTCCGCGCCGTCAAGGCCTGCGacgtgcccccctccccagatGACGTCAAGCGCCGCGTGAAGTCGCCCAGCAGCGGGCACATCCGGCAGAAGGCTGTCCGGCGCCCCTCCAGCATGTACAGCAGCGGCAAGAAGAAGGAGAACCCCATCGAGGACGAGCTCATCTTCCGTGTCG GGAGCCGCGGCCGGGAGAAGGGCGAGTTCACCAACCTGCAGGGCATCTCCACCTCCAGTGCCGGCCGCATCGTGGTGGCCGACAGCAATAACCAGTGCGTGCAG GTGTTCTCCAACGAGGGGCAGTTCCGGCTGCGCTTCGGCGTGCGGGGCCGCTCCCCGGGCCAGCTGCAGCGCCCCACCGGCGTCACCGTGGACATGAACGGGGACATAATCATCGCTGACTACGACAACCGCTGGGTCAGCATCTTCTCCCCCGAGGGCAAGTTCAAG ACGAAGATCGGGGCCGGGCGGCTGATGGGCCCCAAGGGCGTTGCTGTGGACCGCAACGGGCACATCATCGTGGTGGACAACAAGGCCTGCTGCGTCTTCATCTTCCAGTCCAACGGCAAGCTGGTCACCAAGTTTGGGAGCCGCGGCACGGCCGAGCGGCAGTTTGCAG GGCCCCACTTCGTGGCGGTCAACAACAAGAACGAGATCGTGGTGACAGACTTCCACAACCACTCCGTGAAG GTGTACAACGCGGACGGTGAGTTCCTCTTCAAGTTTGGGTCGCACGGGGAGGGGAACGGGCAGTTCAACGCCCCCACGGGGGTGGCTGTCGACGCCAATGGCAACATCATCGTGGCCGACTGGGGCAACAGCCGCATCCAG GTCTTTGACAGCTCAGGCTCCTTCCTCTCCTACATCAACACGGCGGCCGACCCGCTGTACGGGCCGCAGGGGCTGGCGCTCACCTCGGACGGACACGTGGTGGTGGCTGACTCGGGCAACCACTGCTTCAAGGCCTATCGCTACCTGCAGTAG
- the LOC118259775 gene encoding FH2 domain-containing protein 1-like has product MSVCVTQAALLEPKRSLALGVFLKQLKRPVRQIVRDIQEGIGAPYGAEKLLELSRLLPGAAEVARLRAFSGSPWQLPDPELFMMLLTEVPSYTQRLELLVLQEEFFPRLSALRGSIQTLTDAATELLECEELHTILHLILSTGNHLNSVSWHCGRSPTLRSAGPW; this is encoded by the exons ATGTCCGTGTGTGTGACGCAG gcagcgctgctggaGCCCAAGCGGAGCCTCGCCCTCGGCGTCTTCCTCAAGCAGCTCAAGCG gccggTGCGCCAGATCGTGCGGGACATCCAGGAGGGCATCGGTGCGCCCTACGGGGCCGagaagctgctggagctgtCCCGGCTGCTGCCTGGTGCCGCAGAG GTGGCGCGGCTGCGCGCCTTCTCCGGCAGCCCCTGGCAGCTCCCCGACCCTGAGCTCTTCATGATGCTGCTCACGGAGGTGCCCAG CTACACCCAGCGCCTGGAGCTGCTcgtgctgcaggaggagttCTTCCCCCGGCTGAGCGCCCTGCGCGGCTCCATCCAGACCCTGACGGATGCCGCCACGG AGCTGTTGGAGTGTGAGGAGCTGCACACCATCCTCCACCTCATCCTCAGCACGGGCAACCACCTCAACTCGGTGAGCTGGCACTGCGGGCGCTCTCCCACCCTGCGCTCTGCAGGGCCGTGGTGA